One window of the Pseudomonas knackmussii B13 genome contains the following:
- the acs gene encoding acetate--CoA ligase: MTAASVYPVRPEVAANTLTDEATYKKLYQQSVVNPDGFWREQGQRIDWIKPFTKVKQTSFDDHHVDIKWFADGTLNVSYNCLDRHLAERGDQVAIIWEGDDPADHKEITYRELHEQVCKFANALRGQDVHRGDVVTIYMPMIPEAVVAMLACTRIGAIHSVVFGGFSPEALAGRIIDCRSKIVITADEGVRGGKKTPLKANVDDALTNPETSSVQKIIVCKRTGSDIKWNQHRDVWYEDLMKVAGSTCAPKEMGAEDPLFILYTSGSTGKPKGVLHTTGGYLVYASLTHERVFDYRPGEVFWCTADIGWVTGHSYVVYGPLANGATTVLFEGVPNYPDITRVAKIVDKHKVNILYTAPTAIRAMMAEGKAAVAGADGSSLRLLGSVGEPINPEAWQWYYETVGQSRCPIVDTWWQTETGACLMTPLPGAHAMKPGSAAKPFFGVVPALVDNLGNIIEGAAEGNLVILDSWPGQARTLFGDHDRFVDTYFKTFKGMYFTGDGARRDEDGYYWITGRVDDVLNVSGHRMGTAEIESAMVAHPKVAEAAVVGVPHDIKGQGIYVYVTLNAGEEANEQLRQELKAWVRKEIGPIATPDVIQWAPGLPKTRSGKIMRRILRKIATAEYDALGDISTLADPGVVQHLVDTHRAMKAA, from the coding sequence ATGACTGCGGCATCCGTGTATCCCGTGCGTCCCGAAGTGGCCGCCAATACCCTGACCGACGAAGCCACCTACAAGAAGCTGTACCAGCAGTCGGTGGTGAATCCGGATGGCTTCTGGCGCGAACAGGGGCAACGGATCGACTGGATCAAGCCCTTCACCAAGGTCAAGCAGACCTCCTTCGACGACCACCACGTCGACATCAAGTGGTTCGCCGACGGCACCCTGAACGTCTCCTACAACTGCCTCGACCGCCATCTCGCCGAGCGCGGCGACCAGGTGGCGATCATCTGGGAAGGCGACGACCCCGCGGACCACAAGGAAATCACCTACCGCGAGCTGCACGAGCAGGTCTGCAAGTTCGCCAACGCCCTGCGCGGCCAGGACGTGCATCGCGGTGACGTAGTGACCATCTACATGCCGATGATCCCGGAAGCGGTAGTCGCCATGCTCGCCTGCACCCGCATCGGCGCCATCCACTCCGTAGTGTTCGGCGGCTTCTCCCCCGAAGCGCTGGCCGGCCGCATCATCGACTGCCGCTCGAAGATCGTGATCACCGCCGACGAAGGCGTGCGCGGCGGCAAGAAAACCCCGCTGAAGGCCAACGTCGACGACGCCCTGACCAACCCGGAAACCAGCAGCGTGCAGAAGATCATCGTCTGCAAGCGCACCGGCTCCGACATCAAGTGGAACCAGCATCGCGACGTCTGGTACGAAGACCTGATGAAGGTCGCCGGCTCCACCTGCGCGCCGAAGGAAATGGGCGCCGAGGACCCGCTGTTCATCCTCTACACCTCCGGCTCCACCGGTAAGCCCAAGGGCGTGCTGCACACCACCGGCGGCTACCTGGTGTATGCCTCGCTGACCCACGAGCGCGTGTTCGACTACCGCCCCGGCGAAGTCTTCTGGTGCACCGCCGACATCGGCTGGGTCACCGGCCACAGCTACGTGGTCTACGGCCCGCTGGCCAACGGCGCGACCACCGTGCTGTTCGAGGGCGTGCCGAACTACCCGGACATCACCCGCGTCGCCAAGATCGTCGACAAGCACAAGGTCAACATCCTCTACACCGCGCCGACCGCCATTCGCGCCATGATGGCCGAGGGCAAGGCGGCGGTCGCCGGCGCCGATGGCTCCAGCCTGCGCCTGCTGGGTTCGGTGGGCGAGCCGATCAACCCGGAAGCCTGGCAGTGGTACTACGAGACCGTCGGCCAGTCGCGCTGCCCGATCGTCGACACCTGGTGGCAGACCGAAACCGGCGCCTGCCTGATGACCCCGCTGCCGGGCGCCCACGCCATGAAGCCGGGCTCCGCCGCCAAGCCGTTCTTCGGCGTGGTGCCGGCGCTGGTGGACAACCTGGGCAACATCATCGAGGGCGCCGCCGAGGGCAACCTGGTGATTCTCGACTCCTGGCCGGGTCAGGCGCGCACTTTGTTCGGTGACCACGACCGCTTCGTCGACACCTACTTCAAGACCTTCAAGGGCATGTACTTCACCGGCGACGGCGCCCGTCGCGACGAAGACGGCTACTACTGGATCACTGGCCGCGTCGACGACGTGCTCAACGTCTCCGGCCACCGCATGGGCACCGCCGAGATCGAAAGCGCCATGGTCGCCCACCCGAAAGTGGCCGAGGCTGCCGTGGTTGGCGTACCGCACGACATCAAGGGGCAGGGCATCTATGTCTACGTCACCCTGAACGCCGGCGAGGAAGCCAACGAGCAACTGCGCCAGGAGCTCAAGGCCTGGGTGCGCAAGGAGATCGGTCCGATCGCCACCCCGGACGTCATCCAGTGGGCCCCCGGCCTGCCGAAGACCCGCTCGGGCAAGATCATGCGCCGCATCCTGCGCAAGATCGCCACCGCCGAGTACGACGCCCTGGGTGACATCTCCACCCTGGCCGACCCGGGCGTGGTACAGCACCTGGTGGACACCCATCGGGCGATGAAAGCCGCCTGA
- a CDS encoding FUSC family protein, protein MSSLSMRLPDANALRQALAEWARSDGITWVFIAKTLITAFTALWLAYRLELPQPNTVLVSAFIVLQPQSGQVLAKSFYRILGTLAGLTVMVTFIALFAQERVLFLLCVSIWVGLCTAGAARYRDFRAYACLLAGYTAVMIGIPATLHPEGAFMQALWRVLEITLGILCTGVVSALIFPQTSSAALRNALDARFGDFAGLAAAGLEGTLDATRFEQAAARIAAEAVGLENLRNVTAFEDPHMRLRSGRLARLNSEFMQLTTRFHALQRLLDRLRERQAAAVLEVLMPCLVEVGSLLASWHGRPLRDADAAFLAAQLEHCRQQLMAQIREARAKLGHSCPREADQLDFETAAELLYRFAGDLHDYAQTHASLAAHKHAREHWKERFTPKANALAASVAGLRCALLVLVGGVLWIETSWLSGATFTLTSVLIAALSSASPNPKRLSLQLTLGTLLGATLGFVLTFRVLPHLDGFPLLCFVLAPVFALGAFLISRPQWSGYGVGLLVWFCIASLPANLARYDAYTFINEYLAMLLSMGMAVIASMVILPPNRPWLWKRLETELRMRVVHTISDPLKGLSSGFESGTRDLLNQAYGLASGRPDVQRRLLRWMFQVQEVGHAIIELRREQASLPDEPWYAENMPWRNAIRVMGRALIRLFIQPGENNRLRALAAVEHAIHCTRNTHEPRPPHFDTSPLRRTCSYLHFIRTSLLDPSSPLRG, encoded by the coding sequence ATGAGCAGTCTGAGCATGCGTCTGCCCGACGCGAACGCCCTGCGCCAGGCCCTGGCCGAGTGGGCACGCAGTGACGGCATCACCTGGGTGTTCATCGCCAAGACCCTGATCACCGCCTTCACCGCCCTGTGGCTGGCCTACCGCCTCGAACTGCCGCAGCCGAACACCGTGCTGGTCAGCGCCTTCATCGTGCTGCAGCCACAGAGCGGCCAGGTATTGGCGAAGAGTTTCTACCGCATCCTCGGCACCCTCGCCGGGCTGACGGTGATGGTCACCTTCATCGCCCTGTTCGCCCAGGAGCGCGTGCTCTTCCTGCTCTGCGTGTCGATCTGGGTTGGCCTGTGCACCGCCGGCGCCGCGCGCTACCGCGACTTCCGCGCCTACGCCTGCCTGCTTGCCGGCTACACCGCGGTGATGATCGGCATTCCCGCCACCCTGCACCCCGAGGGCGCATTCATGCAGGCGTTGTGGCGGGTACTGGAGATCACCCTGGGCATCCTCTGCACCGGCGTGGTCAGCGCGCTGATCTTTCCGCAGACCAGCAGCGCCGCCCTGCGCAACGCGCTCGACGCCCGCTTCGGCGACTTCGCCGGGCTGGCCGCCGCCGGCCTGGAAGGTACCCTCGACGCCACACGTTTCGAGCAGGCCGCCGCACGCATCGCCGCCGAAGCGGTGGGCCTGGAGAACCTGCGCAACGTCACCGCCTTCGAAGACCCGCACATGCGCCTGCGCAGCGGCCGCCTGGCGCGCCTGAACAGCGAGTTCATGCAGCTGACCACGCGCTTCCACGCCCTGCAGCGCCTGCTCGATCGCTTGCGCGAACGCCAGGCCGCAGCCGTGCTGGAAGTGCTGATGCCGTGCCTGGTCGAGGTCGGCAGCCTGCTCGCCAGCTGGCATGGCCGACCCCTGCGCGATGCCGACGCGGCCTTCCTCGCCGCCCAGCTGGAGCACTGCCGCCAGCAGCTCATGGCGCAGATCCGCGAGGCGCGCGCCAAGCTCGGCCACAGCTGCCCGCGCGAGGCTGACCAGCTCGATTTCGAGACCGCCGCCGAGCTGCTCTACCGCTTCGCCGGCGACCTCCACGACTACGCCCAGACCCACGCCTCGCTGGCCGCGCACAAGCATGCCCGCGAGCACTGGAAGGAGCGTTTCACGCCCAAGGCCAACGCCCTGGCCGCCAGTGTCGCCGGCCTGCGCTGCGCGTTGCTGGTGCTGGTCGGCGGGGTGCTCTGGATCGAGACGTCCTGGCTCAGCGGCGCCACCTTTACCCTCACCTCGGTGCTGATCGCCGCACTGTCTTCGGCCTCGCCCAATCCCAAGCGCCTGTCGCTGCAACTGACCCTCGGCACCCTGCTCGGCGCGACCCTCGGCTTCGTCCTGACCTTCCGCGTGCTGCCGCACCTGGATGGTTTCCCGCTGCTGTGCTTCGTGCTCGCCCCGGTGTTCGCCCTTGGCGCCTTCCTCATCTCGCGTCCGCAGTGGAGCGGCTACGGGGTCGGCCTGCTGGTGTGGTTCTGCATCGCCTCGCTGCCGGCCAACCTGGCGCGCTACGACGCCTACACCTTCATCAACGAGTACCTGGCCATGCTGCTGTCGATGGGCATGGCGGTGATCGCCTCGATGGTGATACTCCCGCCCAACCGCCCCTGGCTGTGGAAGCGCCTGGAGACCGAGCTGCGCATGCGCGTGGTGCACACCATCAGCGATCCGCTGAAGGGCCTGTCGTCGGGCTTCGAGAGCGGCACCCGCGACCTCCTCAACCAGGCCTACGGCCTCGCCAGCGGCCGCCCCGACGTGCAGCGCCGGCTGCTGCGCTGGATGTTCCAGGTACAGGAAGTGGGCCACGCGATCATCGAGCTGCGCCGCGAGCAGGCAAGCCTGCCGGACGAACCCTGGTACGCCGAGAACATGCCCTGGCGCAACGCCATCCGCGTGATGGGCCGGGCGCTGATCCGCCTGTTCATCCAGCCCGGCGAGAACAACCGGCTGCGCGCGCTGGCGGCGGTCGAGCATGCCATCCACTGCACCCGCAACACCCACGAGCCGCGCCCGCCGCACTTCGATACCTCGCCACTGCGCCGGACCTGCAGCTACCTGCACTTCATCCGCACTTCCCTGCTCGACCCCAGCTCGCCGCTGCGCGGTTGA
- a CDS encoding helix-turn-helix domain-containing protein translates to MSKRDIFAELLEGFGDLAAERQGKITLRTHKVEQQALEPASGEEIAALRERLNMSQPVFAHVLRAAPATLKNWEQNRSRPNDQATLLIRLLARHPETLEMIRALA, encoded by the coding sequence ATGAGCAAACGCGACATCTTTGCCGAACTGCTGGAGGGCTTCGGCGACCTGGCGGCGGAGCGCCAGGGCAAGATCACCCTGCGCACCCACAAGGTCGAGCAGCAGGCGCTGGAGCCTGCCAGCGGCGAGGAGATCGCCGCCCTGCGCGAGCGCCTGAACATGTCCCAGCCGGTCTTCGCGCACGTTCTCCGGGCGGCGCCGGCCACCCTGAAGAACTGGGAGCAGAACCGCTCTCGGCCCAACGACCAGGCCACTCTGCTGATCCGCCTGCTGGCCAGGCACCCGGAAACGCTGGAGATGATCCGCGCGCTGGCGTGA
- a CDS encoding LysR family transcriptional regulator yields MDLLHNMRAFVCVAETGSFTAAAQRMDLTTAYVSRTVAKLEAHLRTRLLHRTTRRIALTEAGQRYLLRCQQILGYIEEAEAEASDAHSRPAGKLKVHAMTGIGQHYLIKAISRYCEKYAEVGFDLTLANRTTDILDEGYDISVVIAPELPDSGFVSKQLGQTYSVLCAAPGYVARHGFPNVPADLATHRCLRLVNNVMSLDKWLFHGPDGEELAHVDHTHFQVNTADALTEAVVAGMGIGALPVYSAVEGLRSGKLVRVMPNFSLFHLNIYALYPSRQFLDAKIRTWVEFLRDCIPGMLAEHEQLMVEHSARLHPAS; encoded by the coding sequence ATGGACCTGCTGCACAACATGCGTGCCTTTGTCTGTGTCGCCGAGACCGGCAGCTTCACCGCCGCCGCCCAGCGCATGGACCTCACCACGGCCTACGTCTCGCGTACCGTGGCCAAGCTCGAAGCCCACCTGCGTACCCGCCTGCTGCACCGCACCACCCGCCGCATCGCCCTGACCGAGGCCGGCCAGCGCTACCTGCTGCGCTGCCAGCAGATCCTCGGCTACATCGAGGAAGCGGAGGCCGAGGCCAGCGACGCGCACTCGCGTCCGGCCGGCAAGCTCAAGGTGCATGCCATGACCGGGATCGGCCAGCACTACCTGATCAAGGCGATCTCGCGGTACTGCGAGAAGTACGCCGAGGTCGGCTTCGACCTGACCCTGGCCAACCGCACCACCGACATCCTCGACGAGGGCTACGACATCTCGGTGGTGATCGCCCCCGAGCTTCCGGACTCCGGTTTCGTCTCCAAGCAGTTGGGGCAGACCTACAGCGTGCTCTGCGCTGCGCCGGGCTACGTCGCCAGGCACGGCTTCCCTAACGTGCCGGCCGACCTCGCCACGCACCGCTGCCTGCGTCTGGTGAACAACGTGATGTCGCTGGACAAGTGGCTGTTCCACGGCCCGGACGGCGAAGAGCTGGCCCACGTCGACCACACGCACTTCCAGGTCAATACCGCCGACGCCCTGACCGAAGCGGTGGTCGCCGGGATGGGCATTGGCGCGTTGCCGGTGTATTCGGCCGTCGAGGGGCTGCGCAGCGGCAAGCTGGTGCGGGTGATGCCCAACTTCAGCCTGTTCCACCTCAACATCTATGCGCTCTACCCCTCGCGGCAGTTCCTCGACGCCAAGATCCGCACCTGGGTCGAGTTCCTGCGCGACTGCATCCCCGGCATGCTCGCCGAGCACGAGCAGCTGATGGTCGAGCACAGCGCGCGGCTGCACCCGGCCTCCTGA